In the genome of Vidua macroura isolate BioBank_ID:100142 chromosome 19, ASM2450914v1, whole genome shotgun sequence, one region contains:
- the CDK3 gene encoding cyclin-dependent kinase 3 isoform X1 produces the protein MEAIQASFQKVEKIGEGTYGVVYKARNKRTGQLVALKKIRLDAESEGVPSTAIREISLLKELKHPNIVRLLDVIHSQKKLYMVFEYLNQDLKKYMDSCQAGELPLSLVKNYLFQLLQGVSFCHSHRVIHRDLKPQNLLINEAGAIKLADFGLARAFGVPLRTYTHEVVTLWYRAPEILLGCRYYSTPVDIWSIGCIFAEMMTRKALFPGDSEIDQLFQIFRILGTPTEVTWPGVTQLPDYKGSFPRWPRKEMKDIVPNLDRDGRDLLMQLLLYDPSKRISAKAALTHQYFLCRNSGSPEQRPVLQRDYR, from the exons ATGGAGGCCATCCAGGCGTCGTTCCAGAAGGTGGAGAAGATTGGGGAGGGCACCTATGGCGTGGTGTACAAGGCTCGCAACAAGCGCACGGGGCAGCTGGTGGCCCTCAAGAAGATCCGCCTGGATGC GGAGTCAGagggtgtccccagcactgcGATCCGAGAAATCTCActgctgaaggagctgaagcACCCTAACATAGTCAG GCTCCTGGATGTCATACACAGCCAGAAGAAGCTCTATATGGTATTTGAGTATCTGAATCAGGACCTGAAGAAGTACATGGACTCATGCCAAGCTGGAGAGCTTCCTTTAAGCTTGGTCAAG AACtaccttttccagctgctgcagggtgtGAGCTTCTGCCACTCGCACAGGGTCATCCACAGGGACTTGAAGCCACAGAACTTGCTCATTAACGAAGCAGGAGCAATCAAGCTGGCTGATTTTGGACTGGCAAGAGCTTTCGGGGTCCCCCTACGCACATACACTCATGAG GTGGTGACTCTGTGGTACCGAGCCCCTGAGATACTGCTGGGATGCAGATACTACTCGACCCCTGTGGATATCTGGAGCATCGGCTGCATCTTTGCAGAAATG aTGACCAGGAAGGCCCTGTTTCCAGGGGACTCTGAGATCGATCAGCTCTTCCAGATCTTTCGCATCCTGGGCACTCCCACCGAGGTGACCTGGCCTGGTGTGACCCAGCTCCCTGACTACAAGGGCAGCTTTCCCCGGTGGCCACGGAAGGAGATGAAGGACATTGTTCCAAACTTAGATCGAGATGGAAGAGACTTACTGATG CAATTGCTCCTGTATGATCCCAGCAAGCGCATCTCAGCCAAAGCAGCCCTCACCCACCAGTACTTCCTCTGCAGAAACTCTGGGAGCCCTGAACAGCgacctgtgctgcagagagacTACAGATGA
- the CDK3 gene encoding cyclin-dependent kinase 3 isoform X2, producing the protein MAPALCPIWESEGVPSTAIREISLLKELKHPNIVRLLDVIHSQKKLYMVFEYLNQDLKKYMDSCQAGELPLSLVKNYLFQLLQGVSFCHSHRVIHRDLKPQNLLINEAGAIKLADFGLARAFGVPLRTYTHEVVTLWYRAPEILLGCRYYSTPVDIWSIGCIFAEMMTRKALFPGDSEIDQLFQIFRILGTPTEVTWPGVTQLPDYKGSFPRWPRKEMKDIVPNLDRDGRDLLMQLLLYDPSKRISAKAALTHQYFLCRNSGSPEQRPVLQRDYR; encoded by the exons ATGGCGCCAGCCCTGTGCCCAATATG GGAGTCAGagggtgtccccagcactgcGATCCGAGAAATCTCActgctgaaggagctgaagcACCCTAACATAGTCAG GCTCCTGGATGTCATACACAGCCAGAAGAAGCTCTATATGGTATTTGAGTATCTGAATCAGGACCTGAAGAAGTACATGGACTCATGCCAAGCTGGAGAGCTTCCTTTAAGCTTGGTCAAG AACtaccttttccagctgctgcagggtgtGAGCTTCTGCCACTCGCACAGGGTCATCCACAGGGACTTGAAGCCACAGAACTTGCTCATTAACGAAGCAGGAGCAATCAAGCTGGCTGATTTTGGACTGGCAAGAGCTTTCGGGGTCCCCCTACGCACATACACTCATGAG GTGGTGACTCTGTGGTACCGAGCCCCTGAGATACTGCTGGGATGCAGATACTACTCGACCCCTGTGGATATCTGGAGCATCGGCTGCATCTTTGCAGAAATG aTGACCAGGAAGGCCCTGTTTCCAGGGGACTCTGAGATCGATCAGCTCTTCCAGATCTTTCGCATCCTGGGCACTCCCACCGAGGTGACCTGGCCTGGTGTGACCCAGCTCCCTGACTACAAGGGCAGCTTTCCCCGGTGGCCACGGAAGGAGATGAAGGACATTGTTCCAAACTTAGATCGAGATGGAAGAGACTTACTGATG CAATTGCTCCTGTATGATCCCAGCAAGCGCATCTCAGCCAAAGCAGCCCTCACCCACCAGTACTTCCTCTGCAGAAACTCTGGGAGCCCTGAACAGCgacctgtgctgcagagagacTACAGATGA
- the EVPL gene encoding envoplakin gives MFKGVGKSSPSRSSPSRCSPVKPSKSSTNELAVLISRMQTNADQVEKDILETQSRLKQDSSNHQKNKAFEFQTENARNLKEAEILLKDLFLDVDRAKRLKHPQAPEIEKDIQQLHDRVTQLCAEYRALYEQLNVPEVGPRVDWARILDQKMKQVNAGQYGPGMSELEKQIAEHNILQKEIEAYGLQIKNLRSGDVADLKSQYKDLLKASIWRGQSLGSLYHHLQGCTKELSFLTEQQTKILKQDWSDQMMDVQSVRREYEDFKSNELLSQEEFVNHLQDDGDRMIELKHPAIKPIQAHQEALKNEWQNFLNLCICQESQLKSVESYKKFQDDAEAVSRSLKKMSSDLDTKYSKFNKDSPGVVSDLLLQLENEEKALKQAEKSITDLKRRSKEISPLKLRRTRPSQPLTLDTLCDWDAGEVQLTRGDKYTLKDNSNPEMWVVQSSTGVVQEAPSACFSIPPPDPESIDKVNRLEGELNTVKQKRAAVQSTLRHGQKEQVQPSQQALSRSPPAVQDDPQADRLLSSLDRVGKDLVQVEKEVLNRVRSPVNYSDPTDDLGRRIKQQQETTKKLENLGAAKDALQKECETYLSKKPSSTSASQLPVTLNALRSKYNDVNMLSSLYNEKAKAALNLETQIENTDKIVSTFEAKLAQDSIIPASPNALQDRANDLQKMRRDLVAQEDCVLKLNRGLKDAEHSCSAVQNNFQEYCPDLPRQKREVQLLNDRYHAVADQLDQREKTLRNISLTYQQFQNSNENLMFWMNNLPKHQVKTTDGPSQINYKLQAQKRLVEEIQSKEPEKNALIRLSQNVQSTLNDYELEAGKYSSSLDPSLTDSAAKRMRVTPLQESIQAQENDVTKLYMELAAENKQQLSRLEFAKKIVEKKEVHEDIEAVHEQTQKAENKATTSRESEGLKLQLEEERRKVARIEEDLEEHRNKLLMLKTQKPIERVEEKEVIEYYRDPQVESNLSRMVQQIEEEGKKRQSLQEDIDVMSRKLAQMENEKKVAPAQLLTKEITKIEKDPSLDGQAASLRQEIKHLQEESLAAASELEQLKRELHMLERKQPNIREKVVVKELIKLEKNPEMLKSVRTLQLQIDEESFKRQSAEEAIVKVKNKIEEVERLIETAEPKIIVKEVKQVEQDPELLKETSKLKTLIEEERSKNLMLTGELGELQTQYSIAEKQKPRIEVKERVNEIFLVDPETERQIAHLKRELQEVTLKRTKIDSEVEEALAELKVLRSQKPEVEFKEVIEEVVKHEKSPEILREIDRLKEQLNELVNTNGRTQEQLIRLQGERDEWRRERSKVETKLVNKEVIRYENDPLLEKEADRLRQEVRNMSQKRRAAEDAIYDLQNKYMLLERRKPEEKVVVQEVILTQKDPKLRDEHSRLRRSLDEEVSNRRRLERDVQQVRVLVEEQEKLLNFQEDRSKRLALEKEMRQITLRIKELEESPAPVQEKIIMEEVVKLEKDPVLEQSASNLRLELDREKMEVLNLQRECKNLQMQVDVLQKTKSQEKTIYKEVIRVEKDRALESERARIWELLSRERGAKQKAEEEVRRLREKIERAEGMKRTWAREETELQKARNLAIQERANLESELRELERQKQQKVLFLREESKLLSQRTENDRQKKKQLAHEVSLLEADILREKDQIYNKERLIRDLQSKVNREEINHETQMRETNLSTKISILDPDTGKDMSPYEAYKRGIIDRGQYIQLQELECDWEEVTTLGPNGEISLLLDKKSGKQYSIDDALRLRRITKEEYQLYRDGKIPISEFALLVAGETKPPSSLSIGSIISKSPLTSPTTHQTQTFFPPASQKGICDDTSPIAGVYDTTTNTKYNIKTAVAKKLLDPMTAQKLLEAQAATGGIIDLISRDRFSVHKAIERGLIDRTYMQRLLNAQKAFTGIEDPVTKRRLSVGEAVQKGWMTKDSAFPYLQVQHLTGGLIDPKKTGRIPVLEAVQTGMITSNLANRLQDESNYEKDLVDPVTKEKINYKEAMALCQKDSLSHLLLLPAASEGYQRYHQASRSPRLSRFRH, from the exons ATGTTCAAGGGGGTGGGCAAAAGCTCCCCGAGCAGAAGCTCCCCCAGCAGATGTTCCCCTGTCAAACCGAGCAA GTCCTCCACAAACGAGCTGGCCGTGCTCATCTCCCGCATGCAGACAAATGCTGACCAGGTGGAGAAGGACATCCTGGAGACTCAGTCCAGACTCAAGCAG GATTCCAGCAATCACCAGAAGAACAAGGCTTTTGAGTTCCAGACAGAGAATGCCAGGAACTTGAAGGAAGCTGAGATCCTGCTGAAGGATCTCTTCCTGGATGTGGACCGTGCCAAGAGGCTGAAACACCCACAGGCTCCTGAGATAGAGAAGGA catccagcagctccatgacCGTGTGACACAGCTCTGTGCCGAGTACCGGGCCCTCTACGAGCAGCTGAACGTCCCCGAGGTGGGGCCCAGGGTGGACTGGGCCAGGATCCTGGACCAAAAGATG AAACAAGTCAATGCAGGACAGTATGGCCCTGGCATGTCGGAGCTGGAGAAGCAAATAGCTGAGCACAACATCCTCCAGAAGGAGATCGAGGCCTATGGGCTCCAGATCAAGAACCTGCGCTCCGGG GATGTGGCAGATTTAAAAAGCCAGTACAAGGACTTGCTG AAAGCTTCCATCTGGCGAGGGCAGAGCCTTGGCAGCCTCTACcaccacctgcagggctgcaccaAGGAGCTGAGCTTCCTGACAGAGCAGCAGACCAAGATCCTGAAGCAGGACTGGAGTGACCAAATGATGGATGTCCAGAGCGTGCGTCGGGAGTACGAG gATTTCAAGTCCAATGAGCTGCTCAGCCAGGAGGAGTTTGTGAACCACCTTCAGGATGATGGGGACAGGATGATTGAGCTGAAGCACCCAGCCATCAAACCTATCCAG GCTCACCAGGAAGCCTTGAAGAACGAGTGGCAGAATTTCCTGAATCTCTGCATTTGCCAGGAGAGCCAACTGAAAAGTGTGGAGAGCTATAAGAAg TTCCAGGATGATGCCGAGGCTGTGAGCCGCTCCCTGAAGAAGATGAGCTCTGACCTGGACACCAAATACAGCAAATTCAACAAAGACAGCCCTGGGGTGGTGTCAGATCTGCTGCTTCAGCTGGAG AACGAGGAGAAGGCGTTGAAGCAGGCAGAGAAGAGCATCACTGACCTGAAGAGAAGGAGCAAAGAGATCAGCCCCCTGAAACTGCGCAGGACACGTCCCTCTCAGCCCCTCACCCTGGACACCCTCTGCGACTGGGATGCTGGGGAG gtgcAACTGACCAGAGGGGACAAGTACACTCTGAAGGACAACAGCAACCCGGAGATGTGGGTGGtccagagcagcactggtgtGGTCCAGGAGGCACCTTCTGCTTGTttctccatccctcctcctgACCCTGAGTCCATAGACAAGGTCAATAG GTTGGAAGGGGAACTGAACACGGTGAAGCAGAAGCGAGCAGCAGTTCAGAGCACCCTGAGACATGGCCAAAAGGAGCAGGTGCAGCCCAGCCAGCAAG ctctgtccaGGAGCCCTCCAGCAGTCCAGGATGATCCCCAAGCTGACCggctcctcagcagcctggatCGTGTTGGCAAGGACCTGGTCCAGGTAGAGAAGGAGGTCTTGAACCGAGTGAGGTCTCCTGTGAACTACAGCGACCCTACAGATGACCTTGGCAGGAGGAtcaagcagcagcag GAAACAACAAAGAAACTTGAGAACTTGGGGGCAGCCAAGGATGCCTTGCAGAAGGAGTGCGAGACCTACCTTTCCAAGAaacccagcagcacctcagcttcccagctccctgtcaCACTGAATGCCCTCAGGAGCAAATACAACGATGTCAATATGCTCTCCAGCCTGTACAACGAGAA ggcTAAGGCTGCCCTGAACCTGGAGACTCAGATTGAGAACACAGACAAGATTGTCAGCACGTTTGAGGCCAAGCTGGCTCAGGACAGCATCATTCCTGCATCCCCCAATGCCCTGCAGGATCGGGCCAATGACCTGCAG AAGATGAGGCGGGACCTGGTGGCCCAGGAGGACTGTGTGCTGAAGCTGAACCGGGGGCTCAAGgatgctgagcacagctgcagtgctgtgcagaaCAACTTCCAGGAGTACTGCCCCGACCTGCCCCGGCAGAAGCGGGAGGTGCAGCTCCTCAACGACCGCTACCATGCCGTGGCCGACCAGCTGGATCAGCG AGAGAAGACCCTCAGGAACATCAGCCTCACCTACCAGCAGTTCCAAAACTCCAATGAGAACCTGATGTTCTGGATGAACAACCTACCCAAGCACCAAGTGAAGACCACTGATGGGCCAAGCCAGATCAATTACAAGCTGCAGGCACAGAAG AGGCTGGTGGAGGAGATCCAGAGCAAGGAGCCTGAGAAGAACGCCCTGATCAGGCTGTCCCAGAACGTGCAGTCCACACTCAAT GACTATGAGCTTGAAGCAGGCAAATACAGCTCCTCTCTGGATCCTTCCCTGACCGACTCTGCTGCAAAGAGGATGCGTGTGACCCCCCTGCAGGAAAGCATCCAGGCCCAG GAAAATGATGTCACCAAGCTCTAcatggagctggcagcagaaaataaacagcagctcAGCCGGCTGGAGTTTGCCAAGAAGATCGTTGAGAAG AAGGAAGTGCATGAGGACATTGAAGCTGTACACGAGCAAACtcagaaagctgaaaacaaaGCCACAACAAGCAGGGAATCTGAGGGGTTGAAattgcagctggaggaggaaaggaggaaggtgGCCAGGATTGAAGAGGACCTGGAGGAACACAGAAACAAGCTGCTGATGTTGAAAACTCAGAAGCCCATTGAAAGGGTGGAAGAAAAAGAGGTAATTGAATACTACAGAGACCCACAGGTGGAGAGCAACCTGTCTAGGATGGTACAGCAGATTGAAGAGGAAGGCAAAAAGAGGCAGAGCCTGCAAGAAGACATTGATGTGATGAGCCGTAAGCTTGCCCAGATGGAGAACGAGAAGAAGGtcgctcctgcccagctcctcaccaAAGAGATCACAAAAATTGAGAAGGATCCAAGCCTGGATGGCCAAGCAGCCAGTCTTCGTCAGGAGATCAAGCATCTCCAGGAGGAAAGCttggctgctgcttctgaacTTGAGCAGCTTAAGAGGGAGCTGCACATGCTGGAGCGAAAGCAGCCCAACATCCGAGAGAAAGTGGTGGTGAAGGAGCTCATCAAACTGGagaaaaacccagaaatgcTGAAGTCTGTTAGGACCCTGCAGTTACAAATCGATGAGGAATCCTTCAAAAGGCAGTCTGCAGAAGAAGCGATAGTGAAAGTGAAGAACAAGATTGAGGAGGTGGAAAGACTGATTGAAACAGCAGAACCCAAAATTATTGTGAAGGAGGTGAAACAGGTAGAGCAGGACCCAGAGTTATTGAAAGAGACTTCCAAGCTGAAAACTCTGATTgaagaagagaggagcaaaAACTTGATGCTGACAGgtgagctgggagagctgcagacCCAGTACAGCATCGCAGAGAAGCAAAAGCCCAGAATAGAGGTAAAAGAGAGGGTTAACGAGATCTTCCTGGTGGACCCTGAAACAGAGCGGCAGATTGCACACCTGAaaagggagctgcaggaagtcACTCTGAAAAGGACAAAGATTGACAGTGAAGTGGAAGAGGCCTTAGCAGAGCTCAAAGTCCTCAGGTCACAAAAACCAGAGGTGGAGTTTAAGGAGGTCATAGAGGAGGTGGTGAAACATGAAAAGAGTCCAGAGATTCTCAGAGAAATTGACAGGCTGAAAGAGCAGCTCAATGAACTTGTGAACACCAATGGCAGGACCCAGGAGCAGCTCATTAGGCTGCAGGGGGAAAGGGATGAATGGAGGAGGGAGAGATCCAAGGTGGAAACCAAGCTGGTCAACAAGGAAGTCATCCGATATGAGAATGATCCACTCTTGGAAAAAGAAGCCGATCGCCTGCGTCAGGAGGTGCGTAACATGTCCCAGAagaggagagctgcagaggatgCCATCTATGACCTGCAGAACAAATACATGCTACTGGAGAGGCGGAAGCCGGAGGAGAAAGTGGTTGTTCAAGAGGTGATACTGACCCAAAAGGATCCAAAGCTCCGAGATGAGCACAGCAGACTGAGACGCAGTCTGGATGAGGAGGTGAGCAATAGGCGTCGCCTGGAACGCGACGTGCAGCAGGTTCGTGTGCTGGTGGAAGAGCAAGAGAAGTTGCTCAACTTTCAGGAGGATCGAAGCAAGAGGCTTGCACTTGAGAAGGAGATGAGACAAATTACACTGAGAAtaaaggagctggaggagagcccagccccagtgcAAGAAAAAATCATTATGGAAGAAGTGGTCAAGCTGGAGAAGGATCCAGTCCTGGAACAATCTGCCAGCAATCTGCGCTTGGAGCTGGACCGGGAGAAGATGGAGGTGCTGAACTTGCAGAGAGAATGCAAGAACCTGCAGATGCAAGTCGATGTCCTGCAGAAAACGAAATCCCAGGAGAAGACCATCTACAAGGAGGTGATTCGAGTGGAAAAAGACAGAGCACTGGAGAGTGAACGTGCACGcatctgggagctgctgagcagggagaggggagccAAGCAAAAGGCAGAAGAAGAGGTACGGCGTCTCCGGGAGAAGATTGAGAGAGCTGAAGGCATGAAGAGGACATGGGCTCGTGAAGAGACGGAGCTGCAGAAAGCCAGGAACCTGGCCATCCAGGAGAGAGCCAACTTGGAGAGTGAACTGCgggagctggagaggcagaagcagcagaaagttCTCTTCCTTCGTGAGGAATCCAAACTGCTCAGCCAGCGGACCGAGAACGACAGGCAGAAGAAGAAGCAGCTGGCACATGAGGTTTCCCTGCTGGAGGCAGACATCCTTAGGGAGAAGGACCAGATCTACAACAAGGAGAGGTTAATTCGGGATCTCCAGTCAAAGGTCAACCGTGAAGAAATCAATCATGAGACCCAGATGAGAGAGACAAACCTGTCCACCAAGATCTCTATCCTGGACCCTGACACAGGGAAGGACATGTCCCCTTACGAAGCCTATAAGCGAGGTATCATAGACAGAGGCCAGTACATCCAGCTGCAAGAGCTGGAGTGTGACTGGGAAGAAGTCACCACCTTGGGCCCAAATGGGGAGATCTCGCTTCTCCTTGACAAGAAAAGTGGGAAGCAGTATTCCATCGATGATGCACTAAGGCTGAGGAGGATCACAAAGGAGGAGTACCAGCTGTACCGGGATGGCAAGATTCCCATCTCTGAATTTGCCTTGCTAGTGGCTGGGGAAACCAAGCCTCCCTCATCCCTCTCAATTGGCTCCATCATCTCCAAATCCCCACTCACATCACCCACCACCCACCAAACCCAAACCTTCTTCCCCCCAGCCTCACAGAAGGGCATATGTGATGACACATCCCCCATCGCCGGGGTGTATGACACCACCACCAACACCAAGTACAACATCAAAACTGCCGTTGCGAAGAAGCTGCTCGATCCCATGACAGCTCAGAAGCTCCTGGAAGCCCAGGCTGCCACGGGGGGCATCATAGACCTCATTTCCAGGGACCGGTTCTCGGTCCATAAGGCGATAGAGAGGGGGCTGATTGACAGGACCTACATGCAGAGACTCCTCAATGCCCAGAAAGCTTTCACAGGCATTGAGGACCCAGTGACCAAGCGAAGGCTGTCTGTGGGGGAAGCAGTTCAGAAGGGTTGGATGACCAAGGACAGTGCTTTCCCCTACCTGCAAGTCCAGCATCTAACTGGAGGGCTCATCGATCCCAAGAAAACTGGTCGCATCCCTGTGCTGGAAGCTGTCCAGACGGGGATGATAACGAGCAACCTGGCCAATAGGCTCCAGGATGAGTCCAACTATGAAAAAGATCTCGTTGACCCTGTCACTAAAGAGAAGATAAATTACAAGGAGGCCATGGCCCTCTGCCAGAAGGATTCTCTGAgccacctgctgctgctcccggcCGCGTCGGAGGGCTATCAGCGGTACCACCAGGCGAGCCGTTCCCCCAGGCTCTCACGGTTCAGACATTGA
- the CDK3 gene encoding cyclin-dependent kinase 3 isoform X3 has product MEAIQASFQKVEKIGEGTYGVVYKARNKRTGQLVALKKIRLDAESEGVPSTAIREISLLKELKHPNIVRLLDVIHSQKKLYMVFEYLNQDLKKYMDSCQAGELPLSLVKVVTLWYRAPEILLGCRYYSTPVDIWSIGCIFAEMMTRKALFPGDSEIDQLFQIFRILGTPTEVTWPGVTQLPDYKGSFPRWPRKEMKDIVPNLDRDGRDLLMQLLLYDPSKRISAKAALTHQYFLCRNSGSPEQRPVLQRDYR; this is encoded by the exons ATGGAGGCCATCCAGGCGTCGTTCCAGAAGGTGGAGAAGATTGGGGAGGGCACCTATGGCGTGGTGTACAAGGCTCGCAACAAGCGCACGGGGCAGCTGGTGGCCCTCAAGAAGATCCGCCTGGATGC GGAGTCAGagggtgtccccagcactgcGATCCGAGAAATCTCActgctgaaggagctgaagcACCCTAACATAGTCAG GCTCCTGGATGTCATACACAGCCAGAAGAAGCTCTATATGGTATTTGAGTATCTGAATCAGGACCTGAAGAAGTACATGGACTCATGCCAAGCTGGAGAGCTTCCTTTAAGCTTGGTCAAG GTGGTGACTCTGTGGTACCGAGCCCCTGAGATACTGCTGGGATGCAGATACTACTCGACCCCTGTGGATATCTGGAGCATCGGCTGCATCTTTGCAGAAATG aTGACCAGGAAGGCCCTGTTTCCAGGGGACTCTGAGATCGATCAGCTCTTCCAGATCTTTCGCATCCTGGGCACTCCCACCGAGGTGACCTGGCCTGGTGTGACCCAGCTCCCTGACTACAAGGGCAGCTTTCCCCGGTGGCCACGGAAGGAGATGAAGGACATTGTTCCAAACTTAGATCGAGATGGAAGAGACTTACTGATG CAATTGCTCCTGTATGATCCCAGCAAGCGCATCTCAGCCAAAGCAGCCCTCACCCACCAGTACTTCCTCTGCAGAAACTCTGGGAGCCCTGAACAGCgacctgtgctgcagagagacTACAGATGA